The proteins below are encoded in one region of Corynebacterium sphenisci DSM 44792:
- a CDS encoding acyl-CoA carboxylase subunit beta, producing MTTAAHTPAGEGPDKHTTAGKLADLRARLAETQAPMGPAPIEKVHDKGKLTARERIEFLLDDGSFVEIDALARHRSKNFGLDAKRPVTDGVVTGYGTIDGRKVCVFSQDGTVFGGALGEVYGEKIVKIMDLAIKTGCPIIGINEGAGARIQEGVVSLGLYSQIFFRNTLASGVIPQISLIMGACAGGHVYSPALTDFVVMVEGTSKMFITGPDVIKTVTGEEVTQEELGGAGTHMSVSGTSHYTAADDEDALSFVQELVGYLPSNNRAEAPRIEHEPMVGAIADNITDTDLELDAIIPDSPNQPYDIKDVIHRLVDEGEFLEIQEDYAQNVVIGFGRVEGRSVGFVANQPIQFAGCLDIRASEKAARFVRTCDAFNIPIVMLVDVPGFLPGTNQEYDGIIRRGAKLLFAYAEATVGKITVITRKAYGGAYCVMGSKDMGADLNLAWPTAQIAVMGASGAVGFVYRREIKAAAEAGEDPAEVQKRYEQEYEDTLVNPYVAAERGFIDAVIPPSETRGQIIEGLRLLDRKVVNVPAKKHGNIPL from the coding sequence ATGACGACTGCCGCACACACACCCGCCGGCGAGGGGCCGGACAAGCACACCACCGCGGGCAAGCTCGCGGACCTGCGCGCCCGCCTCGCCGAAACCCAGGCGCCGATGGGCCCGGCGCCGATCGAGAAGGTGCACGACAAGGGCAAGCTCACCGCCCGGGAGCGGATCGAGTTCCTGCTCGACGACGGCTCCTTCGTGGAGATCGACGCCCTGGCCCGGCACCGCTCGAAGAACTTCGGCCTCGACGCCAAGCGCCCGGTCACCGATGGCGTGGTCACCGGCTACGGCACCATCGACGGCCGCAAGGTCTGCGTGTTCAGCCAGGACGGCACCGTCTTCGGCGGCGCCCTCGGCGAGGTCTACGGGGAGAAGATCGTCAAGATCATGGATCTGGCGATCAAGACCGGCTGCCCGATCATCGGCATCAACGAGGGCGCCGGCGCCCGCATCCAGGAGGGCGTGGTCTCGCTCGGCCTGTACTCGCAGATCTTCTTCCGCAACACCCTGGCCTCCGGGGTGATCCCGCAGATCTCGCTGATCATGGGCGCCTGCGCCGGCGGGCACGTCTACTCCCCCGCGCTCACCGACTTCGTGGTGATGGTGGAGGGCACCTCGAAGATGTTCATCACCGGCCCGGACGTGATCAAGACGGTCACCGGCGAGGAGGTCACCCAGGAGGAGCTCGGCGGCGCCGGCACGCACATGTCGGTCTCCGGCACCTCGCACTACACCGCCGCCGATGACGAGGACGCGCTGAGCTTCGTGCAGGAGCTGGTCGGCTACCTGCCCTCGAACAACCGGGCCGAGGCGCCGCGCATCGAGCACGAGCCGATGGTCGGCGCCATCGCGGACAACATCACCGACACCGACCTCGAGCTGGACGCCATCATCCCGGACTCGCCGAACCAGCCCTACGACATCAAGGACGTGATCCACCGGCTGGTCGACGAGGGCGAGTTCCTGGAGATCCAGGAGGACTACGCGCAGAACGTGGTGATCGGCTTCGGCCGGGTGGAGGGCCGCTCGGTGGGCTTCGTCGCCAACCAGCCGATCCAGTTCGCCGGCTGCCTGGACATCCGCGCCTCGGAGAAGGCCGCCCGCTTCGTGCGCACCTGCGACGCCTTCAACATCCCGATCGTGATGCTGGTGGACGTGCCCGGCTTCCTGCCCGGCACCAACCAGGAGTACGACGGCATCATCCGCCGCGGCGCGAAGCTGCTCTTCGCCTACGCGGAGGCCACGGTGGGCAAGATCACCGTGATCACCCGCAAGGCCTACGGCGGCGCCTACTGCGTGATGGGCTCCAAGGACATGGGCGCGGACCTCAACCTGGCCTGGCCCACCGCCCAGATCGCGGTGATGGGCGCCTCCGGGGCGGTCGGCTTCGTCTACCGCCGGGAGATCAAGGCCGCCGCCGAGGCCGGGGAGGATCCGGCCGAGGTGCAGAAGCGCTATGAGCAGGAGTACGAGGACACCCTGGTCAACCCGTACGTCGCCGCCGAGCGCGGGTTCATCGACGCGGTGATCCCGCCCTCGGAGACCCGCGGCCAGATCATCGAGGGGCTGCGCCTGCTCGACCGCAAGGTGGTCAACGTGCCCGCCAAGAAGCACGGGAACATTCCGCTGTGA
- a CDS encoding acyl-CoA carboxylase epsilon subunit, giving the protein MTAADRTEDTAADPGRPLLRVLSGNPDDAEVAALTAVVAALAASAGGAADTGPRNDWGRLDEGFHRPRSFSPSSFRNVEYY; this is encoded by the coding sequence GTGACCGCCGCCGACCGCACCGAGGACACCGCCGCCGACCCGGGCCGCCCGCTGCTGCGGGTGCTCTCCGGCAACCCCGACGACGCCGAGGTCGCCGCGCTGACCGCGGTGGTCGCCGCCCTGGCGGCCTCCGCCGGCGGGGCCGCCGACACCGGCCCGCGCAATGACTGGGGCCGGCTCGACGAGGGCTTCCACCGGCCGCGCAGCTTCAGCCCGTCGAGCTTCCGCAACGTCGAGTACTACTAG
- a CDS encoding Maf family protein produces the protein MRTPTPPPAPEAPAAAAGHRMILASSSPSRRLVLRRAGVDPEVIAPEVDEDAVRDRLGAAAPAEVVRALAAAKSAAVRERLDGTPRAGVDVIIACDSMLLLDGALSGKPHTAAECARRWRAQAGRAAELLTGHAVTVLRDGAVLGEHAETVATTVRFGTPAESDIAAYAATGEPLGCAGAFTLEALGGWFIDGVDGDPASVLGLSLPLLRRILAGHGLGVAPFWNLTGPSGAAG, from the coding sequence ATGCGCACCCCGACGCCGCCCCCGGCACCCGAGGCCCCGGCGGCCGCCGCCGGCCACCGCATGATCCTGGCCTCCAGCTCCCCCTCGCGGCGGCTGGTGCTGCGCCGGGCCGGGGTGGACCCGGAGGTGATCGCCCCCGAGGTGGACGAGGACGCGGTGCGCGACCGGCTCGGCGCCGCGGCCCCGGCGGAGGTGGTGCGCGCCCTCGCCGCGGCGAAGTCCGCGGCGGTGCGCGAGCGCCTGGACGGCACCCCGCGGGCCGGGGTGGACGTCATCATCGCCTGCGATTCGATGCTGCTGCTGGACGGGGCGCTCAGCGGCAAACCGCACACCGCCGCCGAATGCGCCCGGCGCTGGCGGGCCCAGGCGGGCCGGGCCGCGGAACTGCTCACCGGGCATGCGGTGACCGTGCTGCGCGACGGGGCGGTGCTCGGCGAGCACGCCGAGACGGTGGCCACCACGGTGCGCTTCGGCACCCCGGCGGAGTCCGACATCGCCGCCTACGCCGCCACCGGGGAGCCGCTGGGCTGCGCCGGGGCGTTCACCCTGGAGGCCCTGGGCGGCTGGTTCATCGACGGCGTGGACGGGGATCCGGCCAGCGTGCTGGGCCTGTCGCTGCCCCTGCTGCGCCGGATCCTGGCCGGCCACGGCCTCGGCGTGGCCCCCTTCTGGAACCTGACGGGCCCCTCCGGGGCCGCCGGGTAA
- a CDS encoding sulfurtransferase, whose product MAAPQDPTAQFRQYAHPERLVSSSWLAARLGTPGLRVVESDEDALLYDIGHIPGAVRIDWHRDLNDQVIRDYIDPRAFAELMSSRGISREDTVVVYGDKSNWWAAYTLWVLELFGHPDVRLLDGGRDAWMTEERDTSFEVPEYPRTDYPVVAREDAPLRAFAGDALAQMGRGELIDVRSPEEYRGDRTHMVDYPQEGVLRGGHIPGARNVPWNRAVHPNSRFRSREELDAIYGEPAEDAIVYCRIGERSAHTWFVLRYLLGWRGVRNYDGSWVEWGNMIRMPIARGDAPGEAPAGA is encoded by the coding sequence ATGGCCGCACCGCAGGACCCCACCGCCCAGTTCCGGCAGTACGCCCACCCCGAACGGCTGGTGTCCAGCTCCTGGCTGGCCGCGCGGCTGGGCACCCCGGGGCTGCGGGTCGTCGAATCCGACGAGGACGCCCTCCTCTACGACATCGGGCACATCCCCGGGGCGGTGCGCATCGACTGGCACCGCGATCTCAACGACCAGGTGATCCGGGACTACATCGATCCGCGGGCCTTCGCGGAGCTGATGAGCTCCCGGGGCATCTCCCGGGAGGACACGGTGGTGGTCTACGGGGACAAGTCCAACTGGTGGGCCGCCTACACCCTGTGGGTGCTGGAGCTCTTCGGCCACCCCGACGTCCGGCTGCTCGACGGGGGCCGCGACGCCTGGATGACCGAGGAGCGCGACACCAGCTTCGAGGTCCCGGAGTACCCGCGCACCGACTACCCCGTGGTGGCGCGCGAGGACGCCCCGCTGCGCGCCTTCGCCGGGGACGCGCTGGCCCAGATGGGCCGCGGGGAGCTCATCGACGTGCGCTCCCCGGAGGAGTACCGCGGCGATCGCACCCATATGGTGGACTACCCGCAGGAGGGGGTGCTGCGCGGCGGGCACATCCCGGGCGCGCGCAACGTGCCCTGGAACCGGGCGGTGCACCCCAACTCGCGCTTCCGCTCCCGGGAGGAGCTCGACGCCATCTACGGCGAGCCCGCCGAGGACGCCATCGTCTACTGCCGGATCGGGGAGCGCTCCGCGCACACCTGGTTCGTGCTGCGCTACCTGCTCGGCTGGCGCGGGGTGCGCAACTACGACGGCTCCTGGGTGGAGTGGGGCAACATGATCCGGATGCCGATCGCCCGCGGCGACGCCCCCGGCGAGGCCCCGGCCGGGGCCTGA
- a CDS encoding acetyl/propionyl/methylcrotonyl-CoA carboxylase subunit alpha, with product MSEQHTQKIEKILVANRGEIAVRVIRAARDAGIPSVAVYAEPDANAPFVGMADEAFALGGQTSAESYLVFDKILDAARKSGANAIHPGYGFLSENGDFAEAVEAAGLIWVGPSAESIRALGDKVTARAIALKAEAPMAPGTKEPVKDASEVVAFAEEHGLPIAIKAAFGGGGRGMKVAHSMDEVADLFESATREAVAAFGRGECFVERYLDKARHVECQVVADKHGNVIVASTRDCSLQRRFQKLVEEAPAPFLTEEQDRRLRESAKAICREAGYYGAGTVEYLVGADGLISFLEVNTRLQVEHPVTEEVTGIDLVREQFRIAEGRELSVTEDPELRGHAFEFRINGEDAGSNFMPGPGTITAYAEPAGPGVRMDSGVRAGDVIGGQFDSMLAKLIVWGEDREEALRRSARALDEYVVEGLATVIPFHRHIVENPAFVGDGESFEVYTKWIEEEWDNPIPPYAGDAEVDGEEAEPAKKVIVEIDGRRVEIALPADLALGGGAGGARKKAKKRRSGGSKKAASGDAVVAPMQGTVIKVPVEEGAEVAEGDTVVVLEAMKMENPVKAHKAGTVTGLAAEAGAGVGKGDVLMEIK from the coding sequence GTGTCCGAGCAGCACACCCAGAAGATCGAGAAGATTCTCGTCGCCAACCGCGGCGAGATCGCGGTGCGCGTGATCCGCGCCGCCCGCGACGCCGGTATCCCGTCGGTGGCCGTCTACGCCGAGCCGGACGCGAACGCGCCCTTCGTCGGCATGGCCGACGAGGCCTTCGCCCTCGGCGGGCAGACCTCCGCGGAGTCCTACCTGGTGTTCGACAAGATCCTCGACGCCGCCCGCAAGTCCGGGGCGAACGCGATCCACCCCGGCTACGGCTTCCTCTCCGAGAACGGCGACTTCGCCGAGGCGGTGGAGGCCGCCGGGCTCATCTGGGTGGGGCCCTCCGCGGAGTCGATCCGGGCCCTGGGCGACAAGGTCACCGCCCGCGCCATCGCGCTGAAGGCCGAGGCGCCGATGGCGCCGGGCACCAAGGAGCCGGTCAAGGACGCCTCCGAGGTGGTCGCCTTCGCCGAGGAGCATGGCCTGCCGATCGCGATCAAGGCCGCCTTCGGCGGCGGCGGCCGCGGCATGAAGGTCGCCCACTCCATGGACGAGGTCGCCGACCTCTTCGAGTCCGCCACCCGCGAGGCGGTCGCCGCCTTCGGCCGCGGGGAGTGCTTCGTGGAGCGCTACCTGGACAAGGCCCGGCACGTGGAGTGCCAGGTGGTGGCGGACAAGCACGGCAACGTGATCGTCGCCTCCACCCGCGACTGCTCCCTGCAGCGGCGCTTCCAGAAGCTCGTCGAGGAGGCCCCGGCGCCCTTCCTCACCGAGGAGCAGGATCGCCGGCTGCGCGAGTCCGCGAAGGCGATCTGCCGGGAGGCCGGCTACTACGGCGCCGGCACCGTGGAGTACCTGGTCGGCGCGGACGGGCTGATCTCCTTCCTCGAGGTGAACACCCGGCTGCAGGTGGAGCACCCGGTGACCGAGGAGGTCACCGGCATCGACCTGGTCCGGGAGCAGTTCCGGATCGCCGAGGGCCGGGAGCTCTCCGTCACGGAGGACCCGGAGCTGCGCGGGCACGCCTTCGAGTTCCGGATCAACGGCGAGGACGCCGGCTCGAACTTCATGCCCGGCCCGGGCACCATCACCGCCTACGCCGAGCCCGCCGGCCCGGGGGTGCGGATGGACTCCGGGGTGCGCGCCGGCGACGTCATCGGCGGCCAGTTCGACTCCATGCTCGCCAAGCTCATCGTCTGGGGCGAGGACCGCGAGGAGGCGCTGCGCCGCTCCGCCCGGGCCCTCGACGAGTACGTGGTGGAGGGCCTGGCCACGGTGATCCCCTTCCACCGGCACATCGTGGAGAACCCGGCCTTCGTCGGCGACGGGGAGTCCTTCGAGGTCTACACCAAGTGGATCGAGGAGGAGTGGGACAACCCGATCCCGCCCTACGCGGGCGACGCCGAGGTCGACGGGGAGGAGGCGGAGCCGGCGAAGAAGGTGATCGTGGAAATCGACGGCCGCCGGGTGGAGATCGCCCTGCCCGCGGATCTGGCGCTCGGCGGCGGCGCCGGCGGGGCCCGGAAGAAGGCGAAGAAGCGCCGCTCCGGGGGCTCGAAGAAGGCCGCCAGCGGCGATGCCGTGGTCGCCCCGATGCAGGGCACCGTGATCAAGGTGCCCGTGGAGGAGGGCGCCGAGGTCGCCGAGGGCGACACCGTGGTGGTGCTCGAGGCGATGAAGATGGAGAACCCGGTCAAGGCGCACAAGGCCGGCACCGTCACCGGGCTGGCCGCCGAGGCCGGCGCCGGGGTGGGCAAGGGCGATGTGCTGATGGAGATCAAGTAG
- a CDS encoding DUF1707 SHOCT-like domain-containing protein yields MHPDPSPPRADDAMRIGDADRSRMLELLQEHLAAGRLSLAEFEERSAEAIRARTRREGRALFADLPAEAPGPADAAAAWPRPAPPAPRGPARPPAPRTVAEIVPPGGPGSRRHERTALMALAGVAWLALADLPLIGDAMWLLPAITAILLYVAKVGPPQWYLTEEQKRALDQLEKNPPAD; encoded by the coding sequence ATGCACCCGGACCCGAGCCCGCCCCGCGCCGACGACGCCATGCGCATCGGCGACGCGGATCGATCCCGCATGCTGGAGCTGCTGCAGGAGCATCTCGCCGCCGGCCGGCTGAGCCTCGCCGAGTTCGAGGAGCGCTCCGCGGAGGCGATCCGCGCCCGCACCCGCCGGGAGGGCCGCGCCCTGTTCGCGGATCTGCCCGCCGAGGCCCCCGGCCCCGCCGATGCCGCGGCGGCCTGGCCCCGGCCGGCGCCGCCCGCCCCGCGGGGCCCGGCGCGGCCCCCGGCGCCGCGCACCGTCGCCGAGATCGTGCCGCCCGGGGGGCCGGGCTCGCGGCGCCATGAGCGCACCGCGCTGATGGCCCTGGCCGGGGTGGCCTGGCTGGCGCTGGCCGATCTGCCGCTCATCGGCGATGCGATGTGGCTCCTGCCCGCGATCACCGCGATCCTGCTCTACGTGGCCAAGGTGGGCCCCCCGCAGTGGTACCTCACCGAGGAGCAGAAGCGGGCCCTGGACCAGCTGGAGAAGAACCCCCCGGCCGACTGA
- the glpK gene encoding glycerol kinase GlpK, which yields MFNRGAGSVVAAVDQGTTSTRCILFDREGERVGMSQLEHRQIMPRPGWVEHDPRELWANTRRVLADVTAESEYAASDIAALGITNQRETTIVWDRETGEPVYNAIVWQDTRTTGICERLAAEIGEERINRVTGLPISTYFSGPKIAWILDHVEGARERAEAGELLFGTVDTWLTWNLTRRDGKALHVTDVTNASRTMLMNLETLEWDRELCAAMGVPPAMLPAIASSSQYLGKVRWAGPVAGVPLAGILGDQQAATFGQACLEPGEAKNTYGTGNFLLLNTGTVPQRSDHGLITTVAYRIGEELPVYALEGSIAVTGSLVQWLRDNLGLIPDAPSVEALARTVDDNGGCYIVPAFSGLLAPRWRPDARGVIVGLTRYITKGHIARAALEATAYQTREVVEAMDADSGVSLTSLRVDGGMTGNDLLMQFQADILGVSVTRPTITETTALGAAYAAGLAVGFWESTDEIREMWREDRTFAPSMSAEQRDRLYARWDDAVQRTLGWER from the coding sequence CTGTTCAACCGGGGCGCGGGCTCGGTGGTCGCCGCCGTCGACCAGGGCACCACCTCCACCCGCTGCATCCTCTTCGACCGCGAGGGGGAGCGGGTCGGGATGAGCCAGCTGGAGCACCGCCAGATCATGCCCCGGCCCGGCTGGGTGGAGCACGACCCCCGGGAGCTGTGGGCGAACACCCGCCGGGTGCTCGCCGACGTCACCGCGGAATCGGAGTACGCCGCCAGCGACATCGCCGCCCTGGGCATCACCAACCAGCGGGAGACCACCATCGTGTGGGACCGGGAGACCGGGGAGCCGGTGTACAACGCCATCGTCTGGCAGGACACCCGCACCACCGGGATCTGCGAGCGGCTGGCCGCCGAAATCGGCGAGGAGCGGATCAACCGGGTGACCGGGCTGCCCATCTCCACCTACTTCTCCGGGCCCAAGATCGCCTGGATCCTGGACCACGTCGAGGGCGCCCGGGAGCGCGCCGAGGCCGGGGAGCTGCTCTTCGGCACCGTGGACACCTGGCTGACCTGGAACCTCACCCGCCGCGACGGCAAGGCGCTGCACGTCACCGACGTCACCAACGCCTCCCGCACCATGCTGATGAACCTGGAGACCCTGGAATGGGACCGGGAGCTGTGCGCGGCGATGGGGGTGCCGCCGGCGATGCTGCCGGCCATCGCCAGCTCCTCCCAGTACCTGGGCAAGGTGCGCTGGGCCGGGCCGGTGGCCGGGGTGCCGTTGGCCGGGATCCTCGGCGACCAGCAGGCGGCGACCTTCGGCCAGGCCTGCCTGGAGCCCGGGGAGGCGAAGAACACCTACGGCACCGGCAACTTCCTGCTGCTCAACACCGGCACCGTGCCGCAGCGCTCGGATCACGGCCTGATCACCACCGTCGCCTACCGGATCGGCGAGGAGCTGCCGGTCTACGCCCTGGAGGGATCCATCGCGGTGACCGGCTCCCTGGTGCAGTGGCTGCGCGACAACCTGGGCCTCATCCCGGACGCGCCCTCGGTGGAGGCGCTGGCGCGCACCGTGGACGACAACGGCGGCTGCTACATCGTGCCCGCCTTCTCCGGGCTGCTCGCCCCGCGCTGGCGGCCCGACGCCCGCGGGGTGATCGTGGGCCTGACCCGCTACATCACCAAGGGCCACATCGCCCGGGCCGCCCTGGAGGCCACCGCCTACCAGACCCGGGAGGTCGTCGAGGCGATGGACGCCGACTCCGGGGTGAGCCTGACCAGCCTGCGCGTCGACGGCGGGATGACCGGCAACGACCTGCTCATGCAGTTCCAGGCGGACATCCTCGGCGTCAGCGTCACCCGGCCCACGATCACCGAGACCACCGCGCTCGGCGCCGCCTACGCCGCGGGCCTGGCGGTGGGGTTCTGGGAGTCCACCGACGAGATCCGGGAGATGTGGCGGGAGGACCGCACCTTCGCCCCGAGCATGTCCGCCGAGCAGCGCGACCGGCTCTACGCCCGCTGGGATGATGCGGTGCAGCGCACCCTCGGCTGGGAGCGCTGA
- a CDS encoding PspC domain-containing protein, with protein MSPGPPATLRRSRTDRMLAGVLAGIGQWLGIPPNRVRLAFLISLLLPGPQAALYLIGWLLIPDGEPPRD; from the coding sequence ATGAGCCCCGGACCACCGGCGACGCTGCGCCGCTCCCGCACCGACCGGATGCTCGCCGGGGTGCTCGCCGGGATCGGCCAATGGCTGGGCATCCCGCCGAACCGGGTGCGCCTGGCCTTCCTGATCTCCCTGCTGCTGCCCGGCCCGCAGGCGGCGCTCTACCTCATCGGCTGGCTGCTCATCCCCGACGGTGAACCGCCCCGGGACTGA
- the cobF gene encoding precorrin-6A synthase (deacetylating), with product MNLTIDVIGIGAGSPAHLTLEAVAALGEVDAVFAMDKGAVKADLLAARRAILDAHAPGARLVTVPDPPRDRDPRDYRATVEDWHDRRARVLAEAIRAALPDGGRGAFLVWGDPSLYDSTLRILERIRALGVDFGTRVIPGITAVQALTAAHGVTLNRVGRPVLTTTGRRLGERPAGMDAVVMLDGGAAWLEHADPAEEILWGAYLGTGLEILRRGRVGEVGEEIAAEKARLRAGHGWIMDIYLLRGAG from the coding sequence ATGAACCTCACCATCGACGTCATCGGCATCGGCGCGGGCAGCCCCGCGCACCTGACCCTGGAGGCGGTCGCCGCCCTCGGCGAGGTCGACGCGGTCTTCGCCATGGACAAGGGCGCCGTGAAGGCGGATCTGCTCGCCGCCCGGCGGGCCATCCTGGACGCCCACGCCCCGGGCGCGCGCCTGGTCACCGTGCCGGACCCGCCGCGGGACCGGGATCCGAGGGACTACCGGGCCACCGTCGAGGACTGGCACGACCGCCGGGCCCGGGTGCTCGCCGAGGCGATCCGGGCCGCGCTGCCGGACGGCGGCCGGGGCGCGTTCCTGGTGTGGGGGGATCCCTCGCTCTACGACTCCACGCTGCGCATCCTGGAGCGGATCCGGGCCCTCGGGGTGGACTTCGGCACCCGGGTGATCCCGGGGATCACCGCGGTGCAGGCGCTCACCGCCGCCCACGGGGTGACCCTGAACCGGGTGGGCCGGCCGGTGCTGACCACCACCGGCCGCCGGCTGGGGGAGCGCCCGGCGGGCATGGACGCGGTGGTGATGCTCGACGGCGGCGCCGCCTGGCTGGAGCACGCCGATCCGGCCGAGGAGATCCTCTGGGGCGCCTACCTGGGCACCGGGCTGGAGATCCTGCGCCGCGGCCGGGTCGGGGAGGTGGGGGAGGAGATCGCGGCGGAGAAGGCGCGGCTGCGCGCCGGCCACGGCTGGATCATGGACATCTACCTGCTGCGCGGGGCCGGCTGA